Part of the Mycolicibacterium mageritense genome is shown below.
TTCTCGCGGCCGTCGTGTTGTCAGGTCTGGTCTGGGCCTCCGGCATCGCGCGCACCTAGAACGGTGGCTTGTCGGGTTCGGGGGGTTCGTTGATCCAGCGCGCGTAGGGGCTGGAACTGAGTTCGTCACCTTTGAACAGGACCAGGCTGGCGCGCATCAGGTTGCGTATCATGCCGCGCCCCACAACCTCCGCCACCTGCGGCAACCTATTGGTCAACGACTCGGCCTGCGACACCACCGACGGCGACAAATGCATCGCCGCCCCCACCTCGGCGACCGTGCGGGCAAACGCCGTCACCAACACGAAGCCCGGATCGTCATCTTCGGCCTCGACCTCGGCGATGTGCCGGTTCAACAGCTCACCGATCATCGACATCCGCCACGCCATCATCATGGCCTCGTCAGCCACCGACTCACCGATGCACAACGCCAACTCCCACGATGCATTGTCCTCGAACATATGTTCGATCTTGATGCGAAAAGGTATCCCCGACAAGGGAATCCTCTACTGACATCACTGTCGAATGGCCTGCTTCCCGAACGGCGCCTGCCCCGGCCCACGCCGAAGTGCTAGGGCTTCTGCGTCGGCATCCACTGCCGCTGCCCCATGTTGCCGAACCGATTTGGCACCGGCTACGCGCGTCCGTATCCTGGTATGACTCCTCGCACGCACCGGAGAAGGGATCTGTGTGACGACGCCCGTTGCCCTCGTACGAGACGCGGAACCGTTCTCCCCGGAGTTGATCGACGCACACGTCGTGCGCGTCGCCGAGGAGCTCAAGGTTCGGATATCCGAGCGGATCGGGCACATCCCGCTCGCGGTTGACGATCCAACGTCCGTCATCGATGCGCTGTCGGGTGGAAAGCACCTGCGCGCACGGACACTTTTCCTCGTAGCCCACTCGTTCGGTGGGCCTGATGTGTGCTTCGCCGCGGATGCAGCTGTCGCACTCGAGTTGCTCCACACCGCGTCGCTCGTTCACGACGACATCATCGACGGGTCCAGCTTTCGCCGCGGGCAGCCATCACTGCACTCCGCGGCGGATGAGGCCACCGCGATCCTGATTGCCGATCTACTGATCGCTCTCTCGTTCGAAACCGCGGCAGTCCTCGGAGAGCGCGCCGTTGCTCCGCTGGCCCGTGCGTTCGGGCAGCTCTGCAAGGGCCAGTTGCTGGAACCGACGCTCGAATGGAGCGCCGACGCCCAGCCTGGAATCGAGGACTATGCGACGCTCAAGACCGGCGTGCTTTTCGGGGCGGCCTTCGAACTAGGCGGCATGGCAGCCTCTTGCGATGCGGCCTCCCAGCATTGCTTCCGTGAGTCAGGCCAGCGGCTCGGCCTGGCATTTCAGCTGACCGACGATCTTCTCGATGTCCGCGACGACGCTCTGAACCTCGGCAAGGATCAGGGTGCGGATCTCCGCAACGGAGTGCCGACGCTTCCGATCTGGAGCGCATACCGGCGTCTCGTCGATCGTGGCGAAACCCGTTCGGCCTCAGACCCGTCGCTGCGTGACCGCCTGGCAGGCGAGGCGGGTTCGGATCGCACACTTCATTTCACGAAGGAGCGGATCCGGGCTCTGATCCAGCAGGCCCTGGCGTTGTTGCCGCCGGCGAAGTCACCTCAGGTGCTCGATCTCACGGTGGCCACCGTGCTGGCCGATCTCGACCAATTCACGGGCGCGGATTCCGAATCAGAGATGCTGTGAAAGCCCGCCGCATCACCATCAAGGACGTCGCATCCGAAGCAGGCGTCTCGATCGCGACGGCGTCAGAGTCGTTGAACGGAAAGGGACGCGTCGCGGCTGCTACCCGTCAGAACGTGATCGACGTCGCCAATCGCCTGGGATACACGGCGAATCGGGTGGCCAAGAGTTTGAACGCAGGCAGAACCGGTTCACTCGTCCTGACCGTGTCCCCCATGGCAGTACAGTCGTCGACCGCCGATCTGCAGCCCGAATGGGATATCGAGTATTACTTCAGAGTTCTCAACGGGGCGAGTGCAGAAGCGTTCCAGCGCGGGTTCCTGCTCTCCATGCTGCCCTCGCACTTGTCCTCACAGGCGTTCCTCTCGGCGGCCGACGGCCTCATCGTCGTCGACCCGAGCGACGACGACGAGCTACTCGCACAGGTTGCCCAAGCGGGTTTGGCATGCGTCACCATCGGCCGGAACTCCGGTGAGTTCAGCTGGGTGGACAACGACTTCTCCACGGGTACGACGACCGCTCTGGGACATCTGGACGCGGTGCGTGGCTCGCGAACGGCGTTGTTCCTGAGCGAGACCAGCTCTTCCTATGTGCGGGACGAACTCTCCGCGTATCTCGATTGGTGCTCGTCGGTTTCGCTCGACCCGATCATCATCCGCTCGCCGGGTCCGCGGGTGGACGAAGCCGAGCCGGTGATCCG
Proteins encoded:
- a CDS encoding 13E12 repeat family protein, whose translation is MFEDNASWELALCIGESVADEAMMMAWRMSMIGELLNRHIAEVEAEDDDPGFVLVTAFARTVAEVGAAMHLSPSVVSQAESLTNRLPQVAEVVGRGMIRNLMRASLVLFKGDELSSSPYARWINEPPEPDKPPF
- a CDS encoding polyprenyl synthetase family protein, with amino-acid sequence MTTPVALVRDAEPFSPELIDAHVVRVAEELKVRISERIGHIPLAVDDPTSVIDALSGGKHLRARTLFLVAHSFGGPDVCFAADAAVALELLHTASLVHDDIIDGSSFRRGQPSLHSAADEATAILIADLLIALSFETAAVLGERAVAPLARAFGQLCKGQLLEPTLEWSADAQPGIEDYATLKTGVLFGAAFELGGMAASCDAASQHCFRESGQRLGLAFQLTDDLLDVRDDALNLGKDQGADLRNGVPTLPIWSAYRRLVDRGETRSASDPSLRDRLAGEAGSDRTLHFTKERIRALIQQALALLPPAKSPQVLDLTVATVLADLDQFTGADSESEML
- a CDS encoding substrate-binding domain-containing protein — encoded protein: MAVQSSTADLQPEWDIEYYFRVLNGASAEAFQRGFLLSMLPSHLSSQAFLSAADGLIVVDPSDDDELLAQVAQAGLACVTIGRNSGEFSWVDNDFSTGTTTALGHLDAVRGSRTALFLSETSSSYVRDELSAYLDWCSSVSLDPIIIRSPGPRVDEAEPVIRAALASPDRRFDAVLATLDTLAFATERSAHLLGLDVPQDLQVVSLSDSRYLDYGLQKPITALDLHPVRLGQVAVDLLVETLDGAAGRRRELVNTSLTVRESTLAE